From one Streptomyces sp. NBC_01478 genomic stretch:
- a CDS encoding DUF3097 domain-containing protein, whose translation MRQYSADLTPPWKKPKPVPEVAAEAGLVVEEPGTGFCGAVIRCEAGTVTLEDRFGKHRVFPLEPRGFLLEGRVVTLVKPVSSPLRPTRTASGSVAVPGARARVARAGRIYVEGRHDAELVERVWGDDLRIEGVVVEYLEGVDDLPAIVAEFAPGPDARLGILVDHLLPGTKEWRIAQSVTSEHALVVGHPYIDIWEAVKPSSVGIAAWPRVPHGQDWKTGVCRALGWPENTGAVWQAILAKVGSYKDLEPELLGRVEELIDFVTA comes from the coding sequence ATGCGCCAGTACTCCGCCGACCTGACCCCGCCGTGGAAGAAGCCGAAGCCCGTCCCCGAGGTCGCCGCGGAGGCGGGCCTGGTGGTCGAGGAGCCCGGCACCGGTTTCTGCGGCGCGGTGATCCGCTGCGAGGCCGGCACGGTCACCCTGGAGGACCGCTTCGGCAAGCACCGGGTGTTCCCCCTGGAGCCGCGCGGTTTCCTCCTGGAGGGCCGCGTGGTGACCCTGGTGAAGCCGGTGTCGAGTCCGCTACGGCCCACTCGTACGGCGTCCGGCTCGGTCGCCGTCCCCGGCGCACGCGCGCGTGTGGCCCGCGCCGGGCGGATCTACGTGGAGGGCCGGCACGACGCCGAGCTCGTCGAGCGGGTGTGGGGCGACGACCTGCGCATCGAGGGCGTGGTGGTCGAGTACCTGGAGGGCGTCGACGATCTGCCGGCCATCGTGGCCGAGTTCGCCCCGGGCCCGGACGCCCGCCTCGGCATCCTGGTGGACCATTTGCTCCCCGGCACCAAGGAGTGGCGCATCGCCCAGTCGGTCACCAGCGAGCACGCCCTCGTCGTCGGCCACCCCTACATCGACATCTGGGAGGCCGTGAAACCGTCCTCCGTGGGCATCGCCGCCTGGCCCCGGGTGCCGCACGGGCAGGACTGGAAGACGGGGGTGTGCCGGGCCCTGGGTTGGCCGGAAAACACCGGTGCGGTGTGGCAGGCGATTCTGGCCAAGGTGGGGTCGTACAAAGATCTTGAGCCGGAACTGCTGGGGCGGGTGGAGGAGTTGATCGACTTCGTCACGGCCTGA
- the dnaJ gene encoding molecular chaperone DnaJ, with product MATDYYAVLGVRRDASQDEIKKAFRRLARELHPDVNPDPKTQERFKEINAAYEVLSDPQKKQVYDLGGDPLSQAGGAGAGFGAGGFGNFSDIMDAFFGTASQRGPRSRTRRGQDAMIRLEIELDEAAFGTTKDIQVDTAVVCNTCNGEGAAPGTSAQTCDMCRGRGEVSQVTRSFLGQVMTSRPCPQCQGFGTVVPTPCPECAGDGRVRSRRTLTVKIPAGVDNGTRIQLAGEGEVGPGGGPAGDLYVEIHELPHAMFQRRGDDLHCTVTLPMTAAALGTKVPLETLDGMEEVDIRPGTQSGQSIPLHTRGITHLRGGGRGDLIVHVEVTTPTKLDVEQERLLRELAKLRGEERPMGTFQPGQQGLFSRLKDAFNGR from the coding sequence GTGGCCACGGACTACTACGCCGTTCTCGGCGTGCGTCGCGACGCGTCGCAGGATGAGATCAAGAAGGCCTTCCGTCGGCTCGCACGCGAGCTGCACCCGGACGTCAATCCGGATCCGAAGACCCAGGAGCGGTTCAAGGAGATCAACGCCGCTTACGAGGTGCTCTCGGACCCGCAGAAGAAGCAGGTCTACGACCTCGGAGGCGACCCCCTCTCGCAGGCGGGCGGCGCGGGCGCGGGCTTCGGCGCGGGCGGCTTCGGGAACTTCTCGGACATCATGGACGCCTTCTTCGGCACGGCGTCGCAGCGCGGACCGCGCTCGCGCACCCGCCGGGGCCAGGACGCCATGATCCGGCTGGAGATCGAGCTGGACGAGGCGGCCTTCGGCACCACGAAGGACATCCAGGTCGACACGGCCGTCGTCTGCAACACCTGCAACGGCGAGGGCGCGGCCCCCGGCACCTCCGCGCAGACCTGCGACATGTGTCGCGGTCGCGGTGAGGTCTCGCAGGTGACCCGGTCCTTCCTGGGCCAGGTCATGACGTCCCGCCCCTGCCCCCAGTGCCAGGGCTTCGGCACGGTCGTGCCGACGCCGTGCCCGGAGTGCGCCGGCGACGGCCGCGTCCGCTCGCGGCGCACGCTCACGGTCAAGATCCCGGCGGGTGTGGACAACGGCACACGGATCCAGCTCGCGGGCGAGGGCGAGGTCGGCCCCGGCGGCGGCCCCGCCGGTGACCTGTACGTCGAGATCCACGAGCTGCCGCACGCGATGTTCCAGCGCCGCGGCGACGACCTGCACTGCACGGTCACGCTCCCGATGACGGCGGCGGCCCTCGGCACGAAGGTGCCGCTGGAGACGCTGGACGGCATGGAGGAGGTCGACATCCGCCCGGGCACCCAGTCCGGCCAGTCGATCCCGCTGCACACCAGAGGCATCACGCATCTGCGCGGCGGCGGCCGGGGCGACCTCATCGTGCACGTCGAGGTCACTACCCCGACCAAGCTCGACGTGGAACAGGAGCGCCTGCTCCGCGAACTGGCGAAGCTGCGCGGCGAGGAGCGCCCCATGGGGACGTTCCAGCCGGGTCAGCAGGGGCTGTTCTCGCGCCTCAAGGACGCTTTCAACGGTCGCTGA
- a CDS encoding SpoIIE family protein phosphatase, producing MGAIPTQRETTSRAPDAPAHHGADRRTTVRATLSGSSLAPGSARGLVRAALREWAELGLPGTEFLTDRLADDAMVVVSELVTNAVVHAGTDVELVCRLEEADSIVVEVADHHPSRAPRDNNAEPAHETPEFGRGLRLVSTLAEAWGVTYRTGTKTVWARLPAEGAPAVEELETYAVERGLRVAEILAPEPQRAEHDRDWLGHGALSFLAEASDLLAGQLDEDLVAALAGQLIVPRLADWCAVWLEDEALGRGGWSEDAGAGAGPRLARVWHGSENRIEELREALEKDPPRPPDSLRPVSYPWPADALGPHGTYGAALSYRLIAGGRPLGTLVIGRSGLPRFPDEVTGLIEDLSRRVALAIGAARQYARQATISRVLQRGLLPGAVAEIPGVHSALVYEPCDKGGPSGDFYDLFPAGDGRWCFALGDVQGKGPEAAVVIGLARPWLRLLAREGYRVADVLDRLNQLLLDDATEAADAAAHALVAAGGRPGPVGDGPRFLSLLYGELVPFDGGVRCTLASAGHPLPLLLGPDGSVGTVARPQTLLGVIEDATYTSETFELRPGDSLLCVTDGVTERRSGSVQLDDGDGLATALAGCAGLSAELIAERIKRLVHEFGGRPPEDDMALLVLQAE from the coding sequence ATGGGGGCCATACCGACGCAACGGGAGACAACTTCACGTGCTCCCGACGCGCCCGCGCACCACGGCGCGGACCGGCGTACGACAGTGCGCGCCACGCTGTCCGGAAGCTCCCTGGCGCCCGGTTCAGCCCGCGGCCTGGTGCGGGCCGCGCTCCGCGAGTGGGCCGAACTCGGCCTGCCCGGCACCGAGTTCCTCACCGACCGGCTCGCCGACGACGCGATGGTCGTCGTCAGCGAACTCGTCACCAACGCCGTCGTGCACGCGGGCACGGACGTCGAGCTGGTGTGCCGGCTGGAGGAGGCGGACTCGATCGTCGTCGAGGTCGCCGACCACCACCCCTCCCGCGCCCCGCGCGACAACAACGCCGAACCGGCCCACGAGACACCGGAGTTCGGCCGCGGCCTGCGACTCGTCTCCACCCTCGCCGAGGCCTGGGGCGTCACCTACCGCACCGGCACCAAGACCGTCTGGGCCCGGCTGCCCGCCGAAGGCGCCCCGGCCGTCGAGGAGTTGGAGACGTACGCCGTGGAACGCGGCCTGCGCGTCGCCGAGATCCTCGCACCCGAACCCCAGCGCGCCGAACACGACCGGGACTGGCTGGGCCACGGCGCCCTCTCCTTCCTCGCCGAGGCCTCCGACCTGCTCGCCGGACAGCTCGACGAGGACCTCGTCGCCGCGCTCGCCGGACAACTGATCGTGCCGAGACTGGCCGACTGGTGCGCCGTATGGCTGGAGGACGAGGCGCTGGGCCGGGGCGGCTGGAGCGAGGACGCGGGCGCCGGAGCCGGGCCGCGCCTCGCCCGCGTCTGGCACGGCAGCGAGAACCGCATCGAGGAGCTGCGCGAGGCCCTGGAGAAGGACCCGCCCCGCCCGCCGGACTCGCTGCGGCCCGTGTCCTACCCCTGGCCCGCCGACGCCCTCGGCCCGCACGGCACGTACGGCGCGGCACTGTCGTACCGGCTGATCGCGGGCGGCCGGCCGCTGGGCACGCTGGTCATCGGACGGTCCGGGCTGCCCCGGTTCCCCGACGAGGTCACCGGCCTGATCGAGGATCTCAGCCGCCGGGTCGCGCTCGCCATCGGCGCGGCCCGCCAGTACGCCCGCCAGGCCACCATCAGCCGCGTCCTCCAGCGCGGCCTGCTGCCCGGCGCGGTCGCCGAGATCCCCGGCGTGCACAGCGCCCTCGTCTACGAACCCTGCGACAAGGGCGGCCCCAGCGGCGACTTCTACGACCTGTTCCCGGCCGGCGACGGCCGCTGGTGCTTCGCCCTCGGCGACGTCCAGGGCAAGGGCCCCGAGGCCGCCGTAGTCATCGGACTGGCCCGCCCCTGGCTCCGGCTCCTCGCCCGCGAGGGCTACCGCGTCGCCGACGTCCTCGACCGCCTCAACCAGCTCCTCCTCGACGACGCCACCGAGGCCGCCGACGCGGCGGCCCACGCCCTGGTCGCCGCGGGCGGGCGGCCGGGCCCGGTCGGCGACGGCCCCCGCTTCCTCTCCCTCCTCTACGGCGAGCTGGTCCCCTTCGACGGCGGCGTCCGCTGCACCCTCGCCTCCGCCGGACACCCGCTGCCGCTGCTCCTCGGCCCGGACGGCAGCGTCGGTACGGTGGCCCGCCCGCAGACCCTCCTCGGCGTCATCGAGGACGCCACCTACACCAGCGAGACCTTCGAACTGCGGCCCGGCGACAGCCTGTTGTGCGTCACGGACGGGGTGACCGAGCGGCGCTCCGGCTCCGTCCAGTTGGACGACGGCGACGGGCTCGCGACCGCGCTCGCCGGGTGCGCGGGGCTGAGCGCCGAGCTGATCGCGGAGCGGATCAAACGGCTGGTGCACGAGTTCGGCGGCCGTCCTCCGGAGGACGACATGGCGCTGCTGGTGCTCCAGGCCGAGTAG
- a CDS encoding MBL fold metallo-hydrolase encodes MTVTWEEAGWERLADGVGRCRLPGWDCTVGLVVGGGSALMIDAGSSVAEGARLRTAAQALAGRRVTHLALTHAHFDHVLGAAVFAGATVLAAGGLSEAFEHGGEELRADAVRNGLDPRAAENAADILVCPREYLWGSAVLDMDGGPEVRLVAMRGHTAHDLVVVVPGDPPVVFCGDLVEESGEPQAGPDAVPAEWPAALDRLLDLGGEDALYVPGHGAVVDAGFVRAQRDALATRFGVS; translated from the coding sequence ATGACGGTGACTTGGGAAGAGGCGGGGTGGGAGCGGCTGGCCGACGGGGTGGGGCGGTGCCGGCTGCCTGGCTGGGACTGCACGGTGGGGCTGGTCGTCGGGGGTGGCTCGGCGCTCATGATCGACGCCGGGTCGAGTGTGGCGGAGGGCGCACGGTTGCGTACGGCGGCGCAGGCGCTCGCCGGGCGCCGTGTGACCCATCTCGCGCTCACCCACGCCCATTTCGACCATGTCCTCGGGGCGGCGGTCTTTGCCGGGGCGACGGTTCTCGCGGCCGGGGGCCTGAGCGAGGCGTTCGAGCACGGTGGTGAGGAGTTGCGGGCCGACGCGGTGCGCAACGGGCTGGATCCGCGGGCGGCGGAGAACGCGGCGGACATCCTCGTGTGCCCCCGTGAATACCTGTGGGGCTCCGCGGTGCTCGACATGGACGGCGGCCCGGAGGTCCGACTCGTGGCGATGCGGGGACACACCGCCCACGATCTCGTGGTCGTGGTGCCGGGCGACCCGCCGGTCGTGTTCTGCGGCGATCTGGTCGAGGAGTCCGGCGAACCCCAGGCGGGCCCGGACGCCGTACCGGCGGAATGGCCGGCCGCCCTGGACCGTCTCCTCGACCTGGGCGGCGAGGACGCGCTGTACGTGCCCGGTCACGGAGCGGTGGTGGACGCGGGGTTCGTGCGGGCCCAACGGGACGCGTTGGCAACCCGTTTCGGCGTGTCGTGA
- the hrcA gene encoding heat-inducible transcriptional repressor HrcA, with protein sequence MLSERRLQVLRAIVQDYVGTEEPVGSKALTERHSLGVSPATVRNDMAALEDEGYIAQPHTSAGRIPTDKGYRLFVDKLAGVKPMTGPERKAIQNFLDGAVDLDDVVGRTVRLLAQLTRQVAVVQYPSLTRSTVRHVELLSLAPARVMLVLITDTGRVEQRMVDCPAPFGESSLADLRARLNSRIAARRFADVPQLVQDLPEAFEAEDRGTVATVLSTLLETLVEETEERLMIGGTANLTRFGHDFPLTIRPILEALEEQVVLLKLLGEAGDSGMTVRIGHENAYEGLNSTSVVSVGYGSGGEAVAKLGVVGPTRMDYPGTMGAVRAVARYVGQILAES encoded by the coding sequence ATGCTCAGCGAACGCAGGCTTCAGGTGCTGCGCGCCATCGTCCAGGACTATGTCGGCACCGAGGAGCCGGTCGGGTCCAAGGCGCTCACAGAGCGGCACAGCCTCGGCGTGTCCCCGGCGACGGTGCGCAACGACATGGCGGCCCTGGAGGACGAGGGCTACATCGCCCAGCCGCACACGAGTGCCGGACGCATTCCCACGGACAAGGGCTACCGCCTCTTCGTCGACAAGCTCGCCGGCGTCAAGCCGATGACCGGCCCCGAGCGCAAGGCGATCCAGAACTTCCTCGACGGCGCGGTCGACCTCGACGACGTCGTCGGCCGTACGGTCCGGCTGCTCGCGCAGCTCACCCGGCAGGTCGCCGTCGTGCAGTACCCCTCGCTGACCCGCTCGACCGTCCGGCACGTGGAGCTGTTGTCGCTGGCCCCCGCGCGCGTGATGCTCGTGCTGATCACCGACACCGGGCGGGTCGAGCAGCGCATGGTCGACTGCCCGGCGCCCTTCGGGGAGAGTTCGCTCGCGGATCTACGCGCGCGGCTCAACAGCCGGATCGCGGCCCGCCGCTTCGCGGACGTGCCGCAGCTCGTGCAGGACCTGCCGGAGGCCTTCGAGGCCGAGGACCGCGGCACGGTCGCGACGGTGCTCTCCACCCTCCTGGAGACCCTCGTCGAGGAGACCGAGGAGCGATTGATGATCGGCGGCACCGCCAATCTCACCCGCTTCGGACATGACTTTCCCCTCACCATCCGACCCATCCTGGAAGCCCTGGAGGAGCAGGTCGTCCTCCTCAAGTTGCTTGGTGAGGCGGGGGATTCGGGCATGACCGTACGGATCGGTCACGAGAACGCCTACGAGGGACTCAACTCCACTTCCGTGGTGTCGGTCGGCTACGGTTCGGGCGGCGAGGCAGTCGCCAAGCTCGGCGTGGTCGGACCGACCCGCATGGATTACCCGGGAACGATGGGAGCGGTACGCGCAGTGGCACGGTACGTCGGACAGATCCTGGCGGAGTCCTAA
- a CDS encoding Uma2 family endonuclease, translated as MTAVDDRRVREAFENLEVPEGFKAELIRGDIVMMAGPDKVHNRIVQSVQDQIPSGRWERLQTQDVAFPGENSEPQPDLVVMEIGADDGPGRLVPAPAVTMLVEVVSKTGAHRDYVEKRSIYAAGGVPVYLIIDPFEAKCVVLTEPTGTGLSADYQSERTRKFGDLVTLPIVGVDLDTTAFATLPRLRP; from the coding sequence ATGACCGCTGTGGATGATCGCCGAGTGCGTGAGGCGTTCGAGAATCTTGAGGTTCCCGAGGGCTTCAAGGCTGAACTCATCCGGGGGGACATCGTGATGATGGCGGGGCCTGACAAGGTCCACAACCGCATCGTGCAGTCCGTGCAGGACCAGATTCCCTCCGGTCGGTGGGAGCGCCTCCAGACACAGGATGTGGCGTTTCCTGGCGAGAACAGTGAGCCCCAGCCGGATCTTGTAGTTATGGAAATCGGCGCGGACGACGGTCCGGGACGACTCGTACCCGCTCCCGCCGTGACGATGCTCGTCGAAGTCGTCTCCAAGACCGGCGCCCACCGGGACTATGTGGAGAAGCGGTCGATCTACGCCGCAGGAGGCGTTCCCGTCTACCTGATCATCGACCCGTTCGAGGCCAAGTGTGTGGTGCTGACGGAGCCGACCGGGACCGGCTTGTCGGCGGACTATCAGTCGGAGCGGACGCGTAAGTTCGGTGACCTTGTAACGCTGCCGATCGTGGGCGTCGACCTGGATACGACCGCATTCGCCACCCTGCCGCGTCTCAGGCCGTGA
- a CDS encoding 16S rRNA (uracil(1498)-N(3))-methyltransferase codes for MTAPVFVVESLEGAGPGSVAEVTGPEGRHAVSVRRLQPGEDVVLTDGQGRGAAGVVLRAEGKDRLIVELHAFPVESEPAPRITVVQALPKGDRGELAVETMTETGVDAIVPWAASRCITQWKGERGLKALAKWRATAREAGKQSRRLRFPEVADAATSKQVAALLAKADFAAVLHEDREYGSEPLATAELPAEGEIVLVVGPEGGVSPEELTLFEEAGAKTYRLGRSVLRTSTAGTAASALLLGRTGRWS; via the coding sequence ATGACCGCCCCGGTGTTCGTGGTCGAGTCCCTGGAGGGCGCGGGCCCCGGCTCCGTCGCCGAGGTGACCGGCCCCGAGGGACGACACGCGGTTTCCGTACGACGGCTGCAGCCCGGCGAGGACGTCGTGCTCACGGACGGACAGGGCCGGGGCGCCGCCGGTGTGGTCCTCAGGGCCGAGGGCAAGGACCGGCTGATCGTCGAACTGCATGCGTTCCCCGTCGAGTCCGAGCCCGCCCCCCGCATCACCGTCGTCCAGGCCCTCCCCAAGGGCGACCGCGGCGAGCTGGCCGTGGAGACGATGACCGAGACCGGTGTCGACGCGATCGTCCCCTGGGCGGCCTCCCGTTGCATCACGCAGTGGAAGGGCGAGCGGGGCCTGAAGGCCCTCGCGAAGTGGCGGGCCACCGCCCGCGAGGCCGGCAAGCAGTCCCGCCGGCTGCGCTTCCCGGAGGTCGCGGACGCGGCAACGAGCAAACAGGTTGCGGCACTTCTCGCCAAAGCAGACTTCGCCGCCGTCCTCCACGAGGACCGCGAGTACGGCAGCGAACCCCTCGCCACCGCCGAACTCCCCGCCGAGGGCGAGATCGTGCTGGTCGTGGGCCCCGAAGGAGGCGTCTCCCCCGAGGAGTTGACCCTCTTCGAGGAGGCCGGGGCGAAGACCTACCGGCTCGGGCGTAGCGTGCTGCGCACATCGACGGCCGGGACCGCGGCAAGTGCCCTGCTCCTGGGCCGTACCGGACGCTGGTCATGA
- the hemW gene encoding radical SAM family heme chaperone HemW: protein MPSALPDGDPVPDDGALPAQALAGSADRPLGFYLHVPYCATRCGYCDFNTYTATELRGTGGVLASRDNYADTLIDEVRLARKVLGDDPRPVRTVFVGGGTPTLLAAGDLVRMLGAIRDEFGLAPDAEITTEANPESVDPAYLAALRDGGFNRVSFGMQSAKQHVLKVLDRTHTPGRPEACVAEARAAGFDHVNLDLIYGTPGETDDDWRASLDSALGAGPDHISAYALIVEEGTQLARRIRRGEVPMTDDDVHADRYLIADEVMSAAGFDWYEVSNWATSESGRCLHNELYWRGADWWGAGPGAHSHVGGVRWWNVKHPGAYAAALASGRSPGAGREILSEEDRRVERILLELRLREGVPLDLLRPEGLAASRRALGEGLLEAGPYEEGSAVLTLRGRLLADAVVRDLVD from the coding sequence ATGCCTTCCGCACTCCCCGACGGCGATCCCGTCCCCGACGACGGCGCCCTGCCCGCACAGGCGCTCGCCGGATCGGCCGACCGCCCCCTCGGGTTCTATCTGCACGTCCCGTACTGCGCGACCCGCTGCGGCTACTGCGACTTCAACACCTACACGGCGACCGAGCTGCGCGGCACGGGCGGAGTGCTGGCCTCCCGCGACAACTACGCGGACACCCTGATCGACGAGGTCCGCCTGGCCCGCAAGGTCCTCGGCGACGACCCGCGCCCGGTCCGCACGGTCTTCGTCGGCGGCGGTACCCCCACGCTGCTGGCGGCGGGCGATCTCGTACGGATGCTGGGCGCGATCAGGGACGAGTTCGGCCTCGCCCCGGACGCGGAGATCACCACGGAGGCCAACCCGGAGTCGGTCGACCCCGCCTACCTCGCGGCCCTCCGCGACGGCGGCTTCAACCGCGTCTCCTTCGGCATGCAGAGCGCGAAACAGCACGTACTGAAGGTGCTGGACCGCACCCACACCCCCGGCCGCCCCGAGGCGTGCGTCGCGGAGGCCCGCGCGGCCGGCTTCGACCACGTCAACCTCGACCTGATCTACGGCACCCCGGGCGAGACCGACGACGACTGGCGCGCGTCCCTCGACTCCGCCCTCGGCGCGGGCCCCGACCACATCAGCGCGTACGCCCTGATCGTCGAGGAGGGCACCCAGCTCGCCCGCCGCATCCGCCGCGGCGAGGTCCCGATGACGGACGACGACGTGCACGCCGACCGGTACCTCATCGCGGACGAGGTGATGTCGGCGGCGGGCTTCGACTGGTACGAGGTCTCGAACTGGGCGACGTCGGAATCCGGCCGTTGTCTCCACAACGAGCTGTACTGGCGCGGCGCCGACTGGTGGGGCGCGGGCCCCGGAGCGCACTCGCACGTCGGCGGCGTCCGCTGGTGGAACGTGAAGCACCCGGGCGCGTACGCGGCGGCACTCGCCTCCGGCCGCTCCCCGGGCGCCGGTCGGGAGATCCTCTCGGAGGAGGACCGCCGGGTGGAGCGGATCCTGCTGGAGCTGCGGCTGCGGGAGGGGGTGCCGCTGGACCTGCTCCGGCCGGAGGGGCTCGCGGCTTCGCGCAGGGCGCTGGGAGAGGGGCTGCTGGAGGCGGGGCCGTACGAGGAGGGGAGCGCCGTGCTCACGCTGCGGGGGCGGTTGCTGGCGGATGCGGTGGTGCGGGACTTGGTGGACTGA
- a CDS encoding nitronate monooxygenase: MSSALTDLLPHPIVQAPMAGGVSVPRLAAAVAEAGGLGFLAAGYKTADGMYQEIKQLRSLTARPFGVNLFMPQPEYADKAAVDVYAHQLAGEATWYETELGDPDSGREDGYDAKLSVLLDNPVSFASFHFGVPTPEVLDSLRRAGTFTLVTVTTVEEALAVERAGADAVIAQGVEAGGHQGTHRDLPENDGAGLGLLSLVAQIRETVSLPIVAAGGLMRGSQIAAALAAGASAAQLGTAFLTTPESGAHALHKQALTNPLFTRTELTRAFSGRPARGLVNRFMREHGPYAPAAYPEIHHLTSPLRKQAAASGDPQGMALWAGQGHRMARELPAGQLVEVLVAELAAARTALSAGDNLR; the protein is encoded by the coding sequence ATGTCCTCCGCACTGACCGATCTCCTCCCTCATCCGATCGTGCAGGCCCCGATGGCGGGCGGTGTCTCCGTCCCGCGTCTCGCGGCCGCCGTGGCCGAGGCCGGCGGGCTGGGATTCCTCGCCGCCGGGTACAAAACCGCCGACGGCATGTACCAGGAGATCAAGCAACTGCGGAGTCTGACGGCCCGCCCCTTCGGCGTGAACCTCTTCATGCCGCAGCCCGAGTACGCGGACAAGGCCGCCGTCGACGTCTACGCCCACCAACTGGCCGGCGAGGCCACCTGGTACGAGACCGAACTCGGCGACCCGGACAGCGGCCGCGAGGACGGCTACGACGCCAAACTGTCCGTCCTGCTCGACAACCCGGTGTCCTTCGCCTCCTTCCACTTCGGCGTCCCGACGCCCGAGGTGCTGGACTCGCTGCGCCGGGCCGGCACCTTCACCCTCGTCACCGTCACCACCGTCGAGGAGGCCCTCGCCGTGGAGCGGGCCGGTGCCGACGCGGTGATCGCGCAGGGCGTCGAGGCCGGCGGTCACCAGGGCACTCACCGCGACCTCCCGGAGAACGACGGCGCCGGCCTCGGCCTGCTCTCCCTCGTCGCCCAGATCCGCGAGACCGTGAGCCTCCCCATCGTCGCGGCCGGCGGTCTGATGCGCGGCAGCCAGATCGCCGCGGCCCTCGCCGCGGGCGCGAGCGCGGCCCAGCTCGGCACGGCGTTCCTCACCACCCCGGAGTCCGGCGCCCACGCCCTGCACAAGCAGGCACTCACCAACCCCCTGTTCACGCGGACCGAGTTGACCCGCGCCTTCTCCGGCCGCCCGGCCCGCGGCCTGGTCAACCGCTTCATGCGCGAGCACGGCCCCTACGCCCCCGCCGCGTACCCGGAGATCCACCACCTGACCTCCCCGCTCCGCAAGCAGGCCGCCGCGTCCGGCGACCCGCAGGGCATGGCCCTGTGGGCGGGACAGGGCCACCGCATGGCCCGCGAGCTGCCGGCCGGCCAACTGGTCGAGGTCCTGGTCGCCGAACTGGCCGCCGCCCGGACAGCGTTGTCGGCCGGGGACAACCTCCGATGA